The DNA segment CTTCATTAACACTCGGTGCGGGTATCGGCAGCAGTTATGCCAGAGATCCGAATTACAATGTATTCAGGCAATTTGACAATAATTTTAACCAGCAGGTCGGCTTCACTTTATCGGTCCCGATTTTTACCAACCGGCAGAACAAGACCAATGTGGCCAAAGCGAAAATTGACATTGCCCAGGCAAAGCTGACTTTGGAAAACACAAAAACTACGCTGGCATTAAATACTGAAAGCGCCTATATCAATGCGCAGAATTCACAAAGCCAATACTTATCTGCTGCCGAACAGCTAAAATATAATCAGGAAGTATTCCGCATTGCCAATCAGGAATTAAAAATTGGTGCTGCAAATATTGTTGAGTTCTATCAGCAAAGAAACCTGTATGTACAGGCTATGCAATCTTATATACAGGCCAAATACAATGCGGCACTGGCTGCAAAAATCTATGAATTTTACCTCGGAACACCTATAAAATTGTAACCATGAAGTCTAGAAAAACCATTTTAATTATCGCATCAGTTATCGTTGTACTCGGACTGATATGGTATTTCTTTTTAAGGACAAAAGAACAACCGGTTGTACTTAGTCAGGAAAAGCCGACTATAGGGCCAATTTCTTCGAGTGTAACGGCTACCGGAACCGTGCAGCCCGTGGACACGGTTATTGTAGGTACCCAGGTTTCCGGAACCATTTCGGCACTGTATGCCGACTTCAATTCTACAGTTAAAAAAGGACAGTTGCTGGCCCAGCTTGACAAAACATTGATCCAGACAACGGTTGACCAGGCCAGGGCCAGTGTGGCACAGGCACAAAGTAACCAGGCTTACCAGCAGGCAAATTTTAACAGGCAAAAACAACTGTTTGAAACGGGTTCGATCAGCCGGGCAGACTACGACCAGGCATTAAATAACCTTCAGGTAGCTACTGCAAGCGTAAACAATGCCAGGGCCCAGTTAAGATCTGCCGAAAGGAACCTTTCTTTTACACAAATCTACTCGCCTATAGATGGCGTGGTACTGGGCAGGAGTGTAAGTATTGGTCAAACTGTGGCAGCAAGTTTTAATACGCCAACCATTTTCTCCATTGCTAAAGACATCACTAAAATGCAGGTACAGGCAAAAGTAGATGAGGCCGATATAGGGAACGTAGCCAAAGGACAACGTGCTACCTTTACCGTTGATGCTTTTATTGATGATACCTTTAACGGGACAGTGAAAGACATCCGTTTACAACCTTCTATATCCTCAAACGTAGTGACCTATGCTACCTTAATTGATGCACCAAATGACAACAAGAAATTAAAACCAGGGATGACGGCAAACATCATCATTTATACAAAAGAAGTGAATGATGCCTTACTGATCTCGGCCCAGGCCCTAAAGTTCAGGCCGGATTCGGCTTCATTGAAAAATTATGAGATTATTCCGCTCCCCCACAAAAAAAGAGGCGATAAAACGGGAAGCAACAAGCCCAGGAGAGATAAAACGGCAGGAAAAGCAAATGGAGAAACAGTCATGACCGAACCTTCATATGTATGGGTATTGGATGGACAGAAGCTTATCCAGAAAAAGATAAAAACAGGTTTAAACGACAATACCCATGTAGAAGTACTGGAGGGGCTTACACAAAATGATATTGTAATTAACGGAATGGAGGGGGGTGTAACCGCAGCGCCGGCCGCAGCAGCCACCAGTCCTTTTATGCCGCAAAGAAGAGGAGGAAGCAGACGATGAGTGGCAAGATCCTGGAAATACACGATGTAAAACGCGAGTTTATTATGGGGACTGAAACCGTCAGGGCTTTAAAAGGAGTTTCTTTTGATGTGGATTCGGGTGAGTTTTTAACCATCATGGGCAGCAGCGGATCGGGCAAAACCACTTTATTAAATATGCTGGGTTGCCTGGACAAGCCAACAGAAGGCACTTACCTGCTGGATGGGGTAAATGTGAAGGAACTGAGCAGAGATGAACTGGCCAAATTAAGGAACCATAAGATTGGGTTTGTGTTTCAGGCCTATAACTTACTGCCCCGCACCTCGGCCCTTGAAAATGTGGAACTTCCGCTGTTGTATAATCCTGAAATTGGGAATAAAGAGCGCAAAGAAAGGGCAATTGCTGCATTACAGGCTGTGAAACTGGATGGTAGGTTTGACCATATGCCCAACCAGCTGTCGGGCGGGCAACAACAGCGTGTGGCCATTGCCAGGGCCCTGGTCAATGAACCAGTGATGATTCTTGCAGATGAGGCCACAGGTAACCTGGATACCCGTACATCCTACGAGATCATGTCACTGATGCAGGAACTGAACCAGAATGGCAAGACCATTGTATTTGTTACCCATGAGCCAGATATTGCTGCTTTCAGCAGCAGGACCGTAATGCTAAAGGACGGCAGGGTACAAAAAGATTCCATCAATAACAACACCAGACTGGCAAAGGATGCACTTGCAGCTCTCCCTCAAACAGACGATTATTAAATTAAAGCCATGAAGTTCATCAACCTTATCAGATTAGCCATTAAAGCACTGCAACGCAATAAACTACGTGCATTACTCACCATGCTGGGAATTATTATAGGGGTAGCTTCGGTAATTACCATGATGTCTATCGGAGAGGGTTCCAAACAGAGCATTAATGCTTCCCTGGCAAGTATGGGCTCTAATATGATTACCATTATGCCTTACAGCAATGTACCAGGTGGCGCACGTATGATGGGCAACAGTTTTAAAACACTGACCCTTAAAGATGTAGAGGCATTGAAAAAGAATGCTGTTAATATTGCAGAAATTTCTCCGCTGGTCTCTTCAAGCGGACAATCGATAAGTGGCCCCAACAACTGGCCAACAAGCATCCAGGGTGTAAGCCCCGCATACCTTGACATCAGAAAACTTGTAGTGAAAGACGGTATAATATTTTCCGACCAGGACATCAGGTCTTCGGCTAAAGTATGCCTGCTTGGCAAAACAGTGATCGACAATCTGTTTCCCAATGGGGATGACCCGATCGGAAAGATCATCAGATTTGGCAAAATCCCTTTCCAGGTCATCGGCACCCTAGTACCAAAGGGCACCAGTAATTTCGGTCAGGATCAGGACGACATCATCATAGCCCCTTATACCACTGTACAGAAGAGGATTACTTCCTCTATTTACTTCAATCAGATTTACGCATCAGCCACCAGCGAAGCTGCCTCTGATGCCGCTGTAGCAGAAATAACCAGCATTTTAAAAGACACACATAGAATCAGGCCCGGTGAAGAAAATGATTTTCAGGTAAGGACACAGGCTGAACTGATGACCATGATGAACTCGACCAGCAGCATGATGACTGCCCTGTTAACCGCAGTTGCCAGTATTTCGCTGGTAATTGGCGGAATCGGTATCATGAACATCATGTATGTTTCTGTAACCGAAAGGACACGCGAAATTGGGTTGAGGATGTCGATCGGGGCCAGGGGCATTGATATTTTACTGCAATTTTTAATTGAAG comes from the Pedobacter heparinus DSM 2366 genome and includes:
- a CDS encoding ABC transporter permease yields the protein MKFINLIRLAIKALQRNKLRALLTMLGIIIGVASVITMMSIGEGSKQSINASLASMGSNMITIMPYSNVPGGARMMGNSFKTLTLKDVEALKKNAVNIAEISPLVSSSGQSISGPNNWPTSIQGVSPAYLDIRKLVVKDGIIFSDQDIRSSAKVCLLGKTVIDNLFPNGDDPIGKIIRFGKIPFQVIGTLVPKGTSNFGQDQDDIIIAPYTTVQKRITSSIYFNQIYASATSEAASDAAVAEITSILKDTHRIRPGEENDFQVRTQAELMTMMNSTSSMMTALLTAVASISLVIGGIGIMNIMYVSVTERTREIGLRMSIGARGIDILLQFLIEAIVISVTGGLIGVLLGISAAIAVPAWLNWPTVISEFSIVISFLVCALTGIFFGYYPALKASKLDPIEALRYE
- a CDS encoding ABC transporter ATP-binding protein; protein product: MSGKILEIHDVKREFIMGTETVRALKGVSFDVDSGEFLTIMGSSGSGKTTLLNMLGCLDKPTEGTYLLDGVNVKELSRDELAKLRNHKIGFVFQAYNLLPRTSALENVELPLLYNPEIGNKERKERAIAALQAVKLDGRFDHMPNQLSGGQQQRVAIARALVNEPVMILADEATGNLDTRTSYEIMSLMQELNQNGKTIVFVTHEPDIAAFSSRTVMLKDGRVQKDSINNNTRLAKDALAALPQTDDY
- a CDS encoding efflux RND transporter periplasmic adaptor subunit: MKSRKTILIIASVIVVLGLIWYFFLRTKEQPVVLSQEKPTIGPISSSVTATGTVQPVDTVIVGTQVSGTISALYADFNSTVKKGQLLAQLDKTLIQTTVDQARASVAQAQSNQAYQQANFNRQKQLFETGSISRADYDQALNNLQVATASVNNARAQLRSAERNLSFTQIYSPIDGVVLGRSVSIGQTVAASFNTPTIFSIAKDITKMQVQAKVDEADIGNVAKGQRATFTVDAFIDDTFNGTVKDIRLQPSISSNVVTYATLIDAPNDNKKLKPGMTANIIIYTKEVNDALLISAQALKFRPDSASLKNYEIIPLPHKKRGDKTGSNKPRRDKTAGKANGETVMTEPSYVWVLDGQKLIQKKIKTGLNDNTHVEVLEGLTQNDIVINGMEGGVTAAPAAAATSPFMPQRRGGSRR